The genome window GAACGAGGAGATGAGCGACGCGCTGCTGCGCCTGCTGACGGCCCTGAGTTCGCGCGACGAGGCGCTGATCCTCGGCCCCGGCATCGTGCGCGAACTGCTGTACCGGGTCCTGACCGGCCCGCAGGGAGCGGCGGTGCACGCCGCCCTGAACCAGCAGAGCCACTTCGGACGGATCGGCAAGGCGCTGCGGCGCATCCATGCCAACTACGACCGTCCGGTCGACGTCGCCACGCTGGCGAGCGAAGCCGGCATGAGCGTGGCCGCCTTCCATGCCCATTTCAAGGCGGTCACGCGCTCGACGCCGATCCAGTACCTGAAGACCACCCGCCTGCACAAGGCGCGGCTGCTGATGGTGCAGGACGGGGTGAGCGCGGCCACCGCCTCGCACCTGGTGGGTTATGAAAGCAGCTCGCAGTTCAGCCGCGAGTTCAAGCGCTTCTTCGGGCGCACGCCCGCCACCGAGGCGGCCGTGATGAAGAATGCCCTGATCCAGCTGCCGGCGCAGCCCACGGCCTACGTCACCATGCAGTAGCTGGCGCCGCGGATCCGCACATGGCTGCCTTGGGCATCGATGCGCGGCATGCCCTGGCGTCGCCGCGTCGGAAATAGCAATAGCCCGACAGGTCCAGCAAGGCCTGGACAGACGAGGATGCGCTGGCGCGCCAAGATGGCGCCATCACCAGCACCGGATCCCCCATGTTTGCCCAGCGCCGCCTCGACCACCCGATTGCCGCCTCCTGCAGCGAGCGGATCTCCCGGCTGGCAGCGGCGCTCGACCCGGCAAGCTTCGGCGCCCTGCCTTTCCCCGCCGGCCTGCACGTCGGCGCAGCCCTGTCCGGGGAGGCGCCGCCGGCTGGCGACGCGTCATGCATCTTCATCTATTGCGGCCACGCCGGCGAGCTGACGGCGCCTTTCCACCCCTGTTACCGTGTGCACACCGCCCTGGCGCCGCTCGCGCCCCTGATGTGGGAGCCGGAGCAAGGCCCGGCCATCCGCCTGTCCGTGCAAGTCGACCCGCAATTGGCGGCCGAACTGCTGCTTGAACTCGGCGAACTGCACGCCCATTCCCCCATGGGCGGCGAGTCGCAAGCCTGGCTCCCGCTGGACGCCGGCATGGCCGAGACCGTGCTGCGGCTGTTGCGGGCGCTGCCTTGCGCGGCCGAGCTGCGGGTACTCGGGCCTGGCATCGTGCGCGAGTTCGTCTACCGCGCCCTTGCCGGCCCCCAGGGCGCGCTGCTGCGTGCGGCCCTCGGCCATCCGGCCAGCATGCGCGGGATAGGCAAGGCCCTGCACCGCATCCGCACATCGTATGCCGAGGACCTCGACGTGGCGGCCCTGGCGGACGAAGCGGGAATGAGCGTCGCCACCTTCCACGCGCACTTCAAGGCGTTCACGCACACCACGCCGATCCAGTTCCTGAAACAGACGCGCCTGCAGCAGGCCCGCCTCCTGATGATGCGTGAAGGCCTGAGCGCCGCCCACGCATCGCAGCTGGTCGGTTACGAAAGCAGCTCGCAGTTCAGCCGCGAATTCAAGCGCCTGTTCGGCCGTACCCCGACACAGGAAGCGACCCGTCTGAAAGCCTCGCTTCGCATGGGCGCGACGACAGCCGCGCCGCCGACTCGCGACATGGAGTTTTCTCCTTCCATACAGTCGCACACCCGGCTCTGGTGATTATCACGCATTCGGGAACAGTGCTGCATGGGAAAGCGGATTTATCACCTTTCCAAGGCAACCTACACTGGCTTCATCAGGCGCTGACAAGGGCGCGCTCGAGGGAGCGGCACCGCCTGCCAACACAGTCAAGGAGAACAACATGTCCACCACCAGCACCCCCAAGCAGATCGACACCGTCGGCATCATCGGCGCCGGCGCCATCGGCCAGGCCATGGCGAAGCGCCTCGTCGCCGCCGGCGTCGACGTCATCCTCAGCAACAGCCGCGGCCCCGAGACGCTGGCCCCGGTCGTCGATGCGCTCGGCCCGCGCAGCCGCGCCGGCACCCGCCAGGAAGCCGCCAAGGCCGACATCGTGTTCGTCAGCGTGAACTGGTCGCGCCTCGAAGGCGCTCTCGACGGCATCGACTGGCATGGCCGCATCCTCATCGACGCCAACAATCCGGTGCTGCTGCCCGGCTACCGCCTGGCCGAACTCGGCGGACGCAACTCGAGCCAGGTGCTGAGCGAACTCGCGCCCGGTGCGCGCGTGGTCAAGGGCTTCAACACCCTGCTCGCCTCGGTGCTGGCGAGCGATCCGGCGCAGGCGGGCGGACGCCGCGTCGTCTTCCTGTCGGGCGACGACGGGGAGGCCAAGACCGTGGTCGCCGGCCTGGCCGAGCGCCTCGGCTTCGCCACCATCGACCTGGGCAGCCTGGAAGTCGGCGGCGCCCTCCAGCAATTCCCCGGCGGTCCGCTGCCGGCCCTGAACCTCGTGAAACTGGGCTGAGCCCCGCGCCCCCAAGGAGAACACCATGACCACCATGCCCGACACCGACACCGTTGCGGAACGCGCCAAGGCCATCGTCCGCCGCAATACCGAAGAAGTCCAGGGCGGCGGGGACTTCGCCCTGTTCGACCGCCTGTTCGCCGACGATTTCGTCGACCACACGCCGCAGCCGGGCGGCACGCCCGACAAGGCTGGCGCCCGCCTCCTGTACGGCGCCCTGCGCCAGGCCTTCCCCGACTTCCACGCCGTGATCCACTGGCAGGCGGCCGAGGGCGACCGCGTCACCACCTACAAGACCTATCACGGCACCCACGAGGGCGTGCTGTTCGGCGTCGCGCCGACCGGCCGCAAGGTGCAGTTCGACACGGTCGACGTGATGCGGGTCCGGGACGGCCGCATCACCGAACACTGGGGCGTCGCCCACCTGTATTCGCTGCTCCAGCAAGTGGGCGTGCTGCCCGCGATGCTGCCCGCAGCCTGATCCCGCGCCACGCTGCACGCACCCATTCAAAGAGGACATCATGAGCACACTGCTGAAAGACAAAGTCGTCATCGTCACCGGCGCCGCCAGCGGCATCGGCCGCGCCATCGCCATCTCGGCCGCCCGCCACGGCGCGCGCGCCGTGCTGGTCTCGGACATCGCCGAGATTCCGCGCGAGGGCGGCACACCCACTACCCAGGAAATCGAGGCGCTGGGGGTGGCCACCCGCTTCGTCCAGGCCGACGTCAGCAAGAAGGCCGAGGTCGACGCCCTGGTCGCGGCCGCCGCGCCCTTCGGTGGCGTCGACGTGATGGTCGCCAATGCCGGCA of Massilia sp. KIM contains these proteins:
- a CDS encoding AraC family transcriptional regulator; the protein is MNDPRQQRIVRLLETLAPCEGYTLSALDGVRFMRADAPIARVPVLYEPSIVIVCQGRKRGFLGDAVYVYDPHHYLVLSVPLPFESDTLASREEPMLAVAISIDLKLAAELVLALDARHRQQPSAAAGICSTPLNEEMSDALLRLLTALSSRDEALILGPGIVRELLYRVLTGPQGAAVHAALNQQSHFGRIGKALRRIHANYDRPVDVATLASEAGMSVAAFHAHFKAVTRSTPIQYLKTTRLHKARLLMVQDGVSAATASHLVGYESSSQFSREFKRFFGRTPATEAAVMKNALIQLPAQPTAYVTMQ
- a CDS encoding NADPH-dependent F420 reductase, whose product is MSTTSTPKQIDTVGIIGAGAIGQAMAKRLVAAGVDVILSNSRGPETLAPVVDALGPRSRAGTRQEAAKADIVFVSVNWSRLEGALDGIDWHGRILIDANNPVLLPGYRLAELGGRNSSQVLSELAPGARVVKGFNTLLASVLASDPAQAGGRRVVFLSGDDGEAKTVVAGLAERLGFATIDLGSLEVGGALQQFPGGPLPALNLVKLG
- a CDS encoding AraC family transcriptional regulator yields the protein MFAQRRLDHPIAASCSERISRLAAALDPASFGALPFPAGLHVGAALSGEAPPAGDASCIFIYCGHAGELTAPFHPCYRVHTALAPLAPLMWEPEQGPAIRLSVQVDPQLAAELLLELGELHAHSPMGGESQAWLPLDAGMAETVLRLLRALPCAAELRVLGPGIVREFVYRALAGPQGALLRAALGHPASMRGIGKALHRIRTSYAEDLDVAALADEAGMSVATFHAHFKAFTHTTPIQFLKQTRLQQARLLMMREGLSAAHASQLVGYESSSQFSREFKRLFGRTPTQEATRLKASLRMGATTAAPPTRDMEFSPSIQSHTRLW
- a CDS encoding ester cyclase, which gives rise to MTTMPDTDTVAERAKAIVRRNTEEVQGGGDFALFDRLFADDFVDHTPQPGGTPDKAGARLLYGALRQAFPDFHAVIHWQAAEGDRVTTYKTYHGTHEGVLFGVAPTGRKVQFDTVDVMRVRDGRITEHWGVAHLYSLLQQVGVLPAMLPAA